The proteins below come from a single Anolis sagrei isolate rAnoSag1 chromosome 8, rAnoSag1.mat, whole genome shotgun sequence genomic window:
- the C8H19orf12 gene encoding protein C19orf12 homolog → MPVNVNDVMQLLCHVSEERKMKAAVKHSGRGALVAGATAFVGGLVGGPPGIAVGGAVGGLIGAWMTSGQFKPIPQILLELPPVEQRRLYDRAFAIISNLDWTDAAQLIALVMGNAAIQEKLLTVLTSYITNELRAEIQYGK, encoded by the exons ATGCCTGTCAACGTGAATGACGTGATGCAGCTCCTGTGCCATGTCTCAGAAGAGCGGAAAATGAAGGCGGCCGTCAAGCACTCTGGACGGGGCGCGTTGGTGGCCGGTGCCACTGCTTTTGTTGGGGGATTGGTGGGAGGTCCTCCCGGCATAGCCGTAG GCGGTGCCGTCGGTGGTTTGATCGGGGCCTGGATGACCAGCGGACAGTTCAAGCCCATTCCTCAGATCCTCCTGGAATTGCCTCCCGTGGAGCAGCGGAGGCTTTACGACCGCGCCTTCGCCATCATCAGCAATTTAGACTGGACGGACGCTGCGCAGCTCATTGCCCTCGTCATGGGAAACGCGGCCATTCAGGAAAAGTTGCTCACTGTCCTGACTTCCTATATCACCAATGAGCTCAGAGCAGAAATCCAGTATGGAAAGTAG